From a single Meiothermus sp. Pnk-1 genomic region:
- a CDS encoding amidohydrolase family protein has product MIAQLWTAEVVYAGFGTPMLNGAIAVVGGHIAGVGGLEELRRAFPQAEVIHKGKALTPAPANAHTHLDLSALPRFSGHYADFIRYVIASTDKRGLEAAKAGYAELAASGVGAFGDIVARDEVMDFLLEASALPGVAYREVIGVNPEKAQEVFKAMRPRLLAWKKREGKVRVGLSPHTAHTVSAPLLQSLAEFARLEGFPLQIHLAESPAEVEYLRRGSGPLAPLLAPYRGRWGAPGVSPVQYLADLGVLGTNLTLVHGVQVDAADVQILAQSGCKVVSCPRSNQGLGCGEFPWQLYLKHGVEVALGTDSKASSPDLDVKNEALSLWEKVDPRVVVRAATRGSYRVLGLEPPRLTRGTPAAQIHIW; this is encoded by the coding sequence ATGATCGCCCAGCTCTGGACCGCCGAAGTGGTTTATGCCGGATTCGGCACCCCGATGCTGAACGGGGCCATCGCGGTGGTCGGGGGGCACATAGCGGGGGTGGGAGGGCTCGAGGAACTGCGCCGGGCCTTCCCCCAAGCCGAGGTCATCCACAAGGGTAAGGCCCTCACCCCGGCCCCGGCTAACGCCCATACCCACCTTGACCTCTCTGCCCTCCCTCGCTTCAGCGGGCACTACGCCGATTTCATCCGCTACGTGATCGCGAGCACAGACAAACGTGGCCTGGAGGCAGCCAAGGCCGGGTATGCCGAGCTGGCGGCCAGCGGGGTAGGAGCCTTTGGCGACATCGTAGCACGGGATGAAGTCATGGATTTCTTGCTCGAGGCCTCTGCGCTGCCCGGGGTAGCCTACCGCGAGGTGATCGGGGTCAATCCGGAAAAAGCCCAGGAGGTATTCAAGGCGATGCGGCCACGCCTTCTGGCCTGGAAGAAGCGCGAGGGAAAAGTGAGGGTGGGCCTCTCCCCCCACACCGCCCATACCGTGAGCGCCCCCCTTCTCCAAAGCCTGGCGGAGTTCGCGCGGCTCGAGGGCTTTCCGCTGCAGATCCACCTGGCCGAAAGCCCTGCCGAAGTGGAGTACCTGCGCCGCGGCAGCGGGCCGTTGGCCCCTCTCCTCGCCCCGTACCGCGGCCGCTGGGGAGCGCCGGGGGTCTCACCGGTGCAATACCTGGCCGATTTGGGGGTGCTGGGGACGAACCTGACGTTGGTCCACGGAGTGCAGGTGGATGCCGCAGACGTGCAAATCTTGGCTCAATCCGGCTGCAAGGTGGTCTCCTGCCCCCGCAGCAACCAAGGGCTGGGATGCGGCGAGTTCCCTTGGCAGCTCTACCTCAAACACGGGGTCGAAGTGGCCCTGGGCACCGACTCCAAAGCCAGCTCCCCCGACCTGGATGTGAAAAACGAAGCCCTATCCCTATGGGAAAAGGTAGACCCTCGGGTAGTGGTCCGTGCGGCCACCCGGGGTAGCTACCGGGTGCTGGGGCTCGAGCCACCCCGCCTCACCCGAGGAACCCCCGCCGCCCAGATCCATATCTGGTAA
- a CDS encoding GNAT family N-acetyltransferase produces the protein MIVQELHDPQDFFPIEALQSRIWGDPEDVMPARSMMALVHEGGLLAAAYLQGEPVGFVFGFPTHHRQRHHSHMMGVLEEHRGSGAALLLKRFQRDWCLSRGYEQVVWTFDPLRGANARFNLCKLGVTWNEYIPNCYGPMGGINAGAPSDRAYAVWELRAERVYRRIYRPEPEVEAAGIPQVNTVRDEVPIQADLSLEHPRLLLQIPEDWGAILRTDPALANAWREHSRELFPHYFARGYRAVDFLRHPNRYLLERTP, from the coding sequence AGGACTTCTTCCCCATCGAAGCGCTGCAAAGCCGCATTTGGGGCGATCCCGAGGACGTGATGCCGGCCCGTTCGATGATGGCCCTCGTCCATGAAGGGGGGCTGCTGGCAGCCGCTTACCTCCAGGGCGAGCCGGTGGGCTTTGTCTTCGGTTTCCCCACCCACCACCGCCAGCGCCACCATTCGCACATGATGGGGGTGCTCGAGGAGCACCGAGGAAGCGGCGCGGCTTTGCTCCTCAAGCGTTTCCAGCGCGACTGGTGCCTGAGCCGGGGCTACGAGCAGGTGGTCTGGACCTTCGACCCTCTGCGCGGGGCCAACGCCCGCTTCAACCTCTGCAAGCTGGGCGTGACCTGGAACGAGTACATCCCCAACTGCTACGGGCCGATGGGAGGAATCAACGCCGGGGCCCCCAGCGACCGAGCCTACGCGGTATGGGAGTTGCGCGCCGAGCGGGTCTACCGGCGAATCTACAGGCCCGAGCCGGAAGTCGAAGCAGCGGGGATTCCCCAGGTCAACACGGTGCGCGACGAGGTGCCGATCCAGGCAGATCTCTCCCTCGAGCATCCCCGCCTGCTGCTGCAGATCCCGGAGGATTGGGGGGCCATCCTGCGCACCGACCCTGCCCTAGCAAACGCTTGGCGCGAGCACTCCAGGGAGCTTTTCCCTCACTACTTCGCCCGGGGCTACCGCGCGGTGGACTTTCTGCGCCACCCCAACCGCTACCTCCTCGAGCGCACCCCATGA
- a CDS encoding PIG-L deacetylase family protein, which yields MRLMAIFPHPDDEIGVSGTLAKHARRGDAVKLVWLTRGELASQFGDTPPEEVAQIREGHGRAVAQILGAEYEFLGYPDAGLTGGREEALMLAQKIAAWKPDVVFTWDPYDVHPDHRAAYWATLSALKFCRIPKLVGVRAQPPALASVAEVAGTRASSRPEGLGENGGGVALEAHRSPVRLLHYYRSDLPRPAIYVDISETIEVAEEVFRLYQAFYRWEYSPEAFRASRARLGQEAGVKFAERFQSEGPLPLGYLPG from the coding sequence GCATGCCCGCCGGGGAGACGCGGTCAAGCTGGTTTGGCTCACCCGGGGTGAACTCGCCAGCCAGTTCGGCGACACCCCACCCGAGGAGGTGGCCCAAATCCGTGAGGGGCACGGGCGTGCGGTAGCCCAGATCCTGGGGGCCGAGTATGAGTTCTTGGGCTACCCCGACGCTGGCCTCACCGGCGGACGCGAAGAGGCGCTGATGTTGGCGCAGAAGATTGCCGCCTGGAAACCCGACGTGGTCTTCACCTGGGACCCCTACGACGTCCATCCCGATCATCGCGCGGCCTACTGGGCTACGCTCTCGGCGCTCAAGTTTTGCCGCATTCCCAAGCTGGTGGGGGTTAGGGCTCAGCCGCCCGCCCTGGCCTCCGTTGCCGAGGTGGCCGGAACCAGGGCCTCATCCCGGCCTGAGGGGCTAGGGGAAAATGGCGGTGGGGTGGCGCTCGAGGCCCACCGTTCTCCCGTCCGTCTTCTGCACTACTACCGCAGCGATCTGCCCCGGCCTGCTATCTACGTGGACATCAGCGAGACCATCGAGGTGGCCGAGGAGGTCTTTAGGTTGTACCAGGCCTTTTATCGCTGGGAATACTCTCCCGAGGCTTTTCGGGCGAGCCGGGCTCGGCTGGGTCAGGAAGCTGGGGTGAAGTTTGCTGAACGCTTTCAGAGCGAGGGACCTCTGCCGCTGGGGTATCTGCCGGGCTAG